The Pygocentrus nattereri isolate fPygNat1 chromosome 2, fPygNat1.pri, whole genome shotgun sequence genome has a window encoding:
- the LOC108440042 gene encoding butyrophilin subfamily 2 member A2, protein MRRNCSSRMKFLCVTLIFFVFMDSQSECLKVVGPAAPLLAVAGEDLVLPCSIQPNTSALDMRVEWFRVDVTDSLVHLYKDQEDKNEGQILSYRGRTALSKEELQKGNASLKLSAVRASDEGAYKCLVEAKSWYDDITVNVIVEVLGTHPVITIEGYDNLGGINLVCESRGWNPKPEVWWLDREGVTLTAEDTETHRDTEGFQVKHSITVYDSGSNRFYCRLQQKHHMTERDIIISGKVFHAWKFAVFSISVLAVIFAVVFTVTITCVCQKKAIQKRLEEQEILSKKLQNDFEKERQYAEIQRQRVEDEFEKKMKHAVNVTLDADTASPKLILSGDGKQVTHGDTKQDLPDTPERFDHCPCVLGKEGFSSGKIYYEVQVSGKTKWDLGVARESINRKGKITLDPQNGFWAIVLRNGNEYSACVGSSILLSLRERLQKVGVFVDYEEGLVSFYDVESRSHVYSFIGQSFNEKLYPFFSPCNNKRGQNSAPLVISPVSE, encoded by the exons ATGAGAAGAAACTGTTCTTCAAGGATGAAGTTTCTCTGTGTGACACTGATTTTCTTTGTCTTCATGGATTCTCAATCAG AGTGTTTGAAGGTGGTTGGTCCAGCTGCTCCTCTTCTTGCTGTAGCTGGTGAAGATCTGGTTCTGCCCTGCTCTATCCAACCCAACACCAGTGCTTTAGATATGAGAGTAGAGTGGTTCAGAGTAGATGTAACAGACTCATTAGTCCATCTTTATAAAGACCAAGAAGACAAAAATGAAGGACAGATTTTAAGCTACAGGGGAAGAACAGCACTGTCGAAAGAGGAGCTGCAAAAAGGCAATGCTTCTCTCAAACTCTCAGCAGTCCGAGCCTCAGATGAGGGAGCTTACAAATGTCTTGTTGAGGCCAAATCCTGGTATGATGACATTACTGTTAATGTCATTGTTGAGG TTCTGGGAACTCACCCGGTGATCACTATAGAGGGTTATGACAACTTAGGAGGGATCAATCTAGTGTGTGAATCTAGAGGCTGGAATCCTAAACCTGAGGTTTGGTGGCTGGACAGAGAAGGGGTCACTTTGACTGCTGAAgatacagagacacacagagacactgaGGGCTTCCAAGTGAAACACAGCATCACTGTTTACGATAGTGGCTCCAACAGATTCTACTGCAGACTTCAACAAAAGCATCACATGACGGAGAGAGACATTATCATCTCGG GCAAGGTCTTTCATGCATGGAAGTTTGCTGtcttcagtatttcagttttagCAGTCATCTTTGCTGTTGTCTTCACTGTAACTATCACCTGTGTTTGTCAAAAGAAag CAATTCAGAAGAGATTGGAAGAGCAAg AGATTCTAAGCAAGAAACTACAAAATg ATTTTGAAAAGGAGAGACAGTATGCAG aAATCCAGAGGCAGAGGGTAGAAGACG agtttgaaaagaaaatgaagcaTGCAG TGAATGTGACTCTGGATGCTGATACTGCAAGCCCAAAACTCATCCTGTCTGGTGATGGAAAACAAGTAACACATGGAGACACAAAACAGGATCTTCCTGACACCCCAGAAAGGTTTGACCATTGTCCCTGTGTCCTGGGAAAGGAGGGATTCTCCTCAGGAAAAATTTACTATGAGGTGCAGGTCAGTGGGAAGACTAAATGGGATTTAGGAGTTGCCAGAGAGTCCATTAACAGAAAGGGGAAGATTACACTGGACCCACAGAATGGATTCTGGgctattgttctgagaaatgGGAATGAGTACAGTGCTTGTGTTGGTTCTTCCATCCTCctctctctgagagagaggctCCAGAAGGTGGGGGTGTTTGTGGATTATGAGGAGGGTCTGGTCTCCTTTTATGATGTGGAGTCCAGATCTCATGTCTACTCTTTCATTGGTCAGTCTTTCAATGAGAAACTCTATCCATTCTTCAGCCCCTGTAATAACAAAAGAGGTCAAAACTCAGCTCCGCTTGTTATTTCTCCTGTTTCCGAATGA